The following coding sequences are from one Rutidosis leptorrhynchoides isolate AG116_Rl617_1_P2 chromosome 11, CSIRO_AGI_Rlap_v1, whole genome shotgun sequence window:
- the LOC139876101 gene encoding uncharacterized protein, translating into MANNYAKIYTVTSISHLIPTKLNYAHWKKLFTTHCSGFDVLKFIQGTSTSEESATTEWLKADAVVTTWIYNTISEPLLERLLNSDASTSHAAWVFLEKLFQDNKLSKTMELTAELRGLNIGDQSIEEYFRKIDRIATHLRTVDDNDLVMYVVHGLNDKYPHASHIILLQ; encoded by the coding sequence ATGGCCAATAACTATGCCAAAATATACACGGTTACCTCTATCTCACATCTAATTCCTACAAAACTGAATTATGCTCATTGGAAGAAATTGTTTACCACGCATTGCTCGGGCTTTGATGTCCTAAAATTCATACAAGGCACCTCCACTTCCGAAGAATCCGCAACCACAGAATGGCTCAAGGCCGATGCTGTCGTCACCACTTGGATCTACAACACAATTTCCGAACCTCTGCTTGAAAGGCTTCTCAACAGTGATGCTTCCACCTCACACGCAGCAtgggtattccttgaaaaactctttcaAGACAACAAGCTCTCTAAAACTATGGAATTGACTGCCGAATTACGTGGATTGAATATTGGTGACCAATCGATTGAAGAATACTTTCGCAAAATCGATCGTATAGCCACTCACCTTCGCACTGTCGACGATAATGACCTGGTTATGTACGTTGTTCACGGGTTAAATGATAAGTATCCTCATGCCTCACATATTATCCTTCTTCAATAA